A window from Cryptomeria japonica chromosome 1, Sugi_1.0, whole genome shotgun sequence encodes these proteins:
- the LOC131044954 gene encoding probable methyltransferase At1g29790: MSSDGNAKRKAGDWSKWRIVLLFLCSNLASIFLFSGPFNWVSLQYFHPWESPNRATPAMDELIAKLNQTRNELQLSKEFSQELSAQIEQLTRFLRTSFENPNGNAHEEEHQWGSWGKPEALTGELKEFLYPKMLPLGYNPSFGSDTIYASAGQACALFKEDTEKYMEYEAGDLCPEDEILAQKLLLRGCEPLPRRRCFPRSSPNYQEPYPFPESMWKTPPNSSVVWTAYTCKDYACLIDRKNHPGVEDCKDCFDLQFREKSRWLRPGGSLDFSIDEVLALKKKTIRIGLDIGGGTATFAVRMRERNVTIVTTSMNFNGPFNNFIASRGVVPLYITINHRLPFFDNTLDIVHSMHVLSNWIPTQLLEFILYDIYRVLRPGGVFWLDHFFCIEHQLETYVPMIENLGFNKLKWAVGQKLDRGADKKEMYISAVLEKPLVGH; encoded by the coding sequence ATGTCTTCAGACGGGAATGCAAAGCGAAAGGCAGGGGATTGGTCGAAATGGCGCATCGTTTTACTCTTTCTGTGCTCAAATCTGGCATCAATTTTCCTGTTCTCTGGTCCATTCAATTGGGTTTCTTTACAGTACTTCCACCCTTGGGAATCCCCAAATCGGGCAACGCCCGCCATGGATGAGCTAATAGCCAAACTGAACCAGACCCGGAACGAGTTGCAGTTATCGAAGGAGTTTTCACAAGAACTATCAGCCCAGATCGAGCAGCTCACGAGGTTTCTCAGAACTTCTTtcgaaaacccaaatgggaatgcCCATGAGGAAGAACACCAATGGGGATCATGGGGGAAGCCAGAAGCCCTAACAGGGGAACTGAAGGAGTTCCTTTACCCCAAGATGCTACCTTTAGGGTACAATCCGAGCTTTGGATCAGACACCATTTATGCTTCTGCAGGGCAGGCCTGTGCTCTGTTCAAGGAGGACACAGAGAAATACATGGAGTATGAGGCAGGGGATCTCTGTCCTGAGGATGAAATCTTGGCCCAGAAGCTCTTGCTTCGTGGGTGTGAGCCTCTGCCCCGTCGTCGCTGTTTTCCCCGCAGTTCCCCCAATTACCAGGAGCCTTACCCATTTCCTGAAAGCATGTGGAAAACTCCCCCAAATTCTTCTGTCGTCTGGACTGCTTATACCTGTAAGGACTATGCCTGCTTAATCGATCGAAAAAATCACCCTGGTGTTGAGGATTGCAAGGACTGTTTCGATCTGCAATTCAGGGAGAAGAGCCGCTGGCTGCGCCCTGGTGGATCACTGGATTTCTCCATTGATGAAGTTCTTGCCCTGAAGAAGAAAACGATCCGGATCGGGCTCGACATTGGCGGCGGAACGGCCACATTTGCAGTCCGGATGCGCGAGCGGAATGTGACCATTGTGACCACTTCCATGAATTTCAATGGTCCTTTTAACAATTTCATTGCTTCCAGAGGAGTTGTGCCGCTGTACATCACCATTAATCATAGATTGCCGTTTTTTGACAATACCTTGGACATTGTTCATTCTATGCATGTTTTGAGTAATTGGATTCCTACCCAGTTGCTGGAATTTATATTGTATGATATTTACAGGGTGTTGAGGCCTGGTGGGGTTTTTTGGCTGGATCATTTCTTTTGTATAGAGCATCAGCTGGAAACTTATGTGCCCATGATTGAAAATCTGGGGTTTAATAAGCTTAAGTGGGCTGTTGGGCAGAAGCTGGATAGAGGGGCTGACAAGAAGGAAATGTATATCTCGGCTGTCTTGGAGAAGCCTCTTGTGGGGCATTGA